From the Verrucomicrobiales bacterium genome, one window contains:
- a CDS encoding response regulator — MKTILVLAQNPELPNAIRSALESHPYRIIHRPDIDEAEPLLKHGALDVCLLDADQPQVQAMWTIEKLRELGPKLPVLVFTTTRSPEWEETAYLRGVSQILTKPVRGRLLHSFLERLSTPVRNAPSARRLATTGPITPASAALNQEFPRWMESLQKVAALLPHAYSVPSLLQAVLPSLRRSLAVHRIVVFLRQPLALEAGSAIQAEGRRLHSIAALGVSPKVLEHFELSLDNGLGACLGGRVGILRRNSEQLVGNTTAEQEMDVLGVESIVSLMEGEVMLGLIGFSEKINGEMLDQETVEALFFLGEHLAQAIKQIWANERVVRNHGMMADILRELNSACVVVGRDLRILHANKAAQTLFLAPADRQTELTYSDLPQTLCNRVYQVLKTGNAAASFKYRPSENPGRLFQVSIIPFQGKDMLLPVSALLMMEDQTQSEQLKRLEIEAANLRLVRTMADRLAHEIGNALVPVSTHQQLLATRHKDPEFRASLETALASSVKRIARLVNQMVLLAQDRPVAMQRLPIVLLIEEGFREAQRHLPIQTATLKQSNESTSATVFGDHDALKHALAEVFINALQANPAEAKVAIRTYEHTEENGNRTLKIEIMDTGEGFLSETAGQATEAFFTTRSVGLGLGLTVTRKVIENHQGKLEIIPSEGNRGGFVVISLPLEGAP, encoded by the coding sequence ATGAAGACGATCCTGGTGCTGGCGCAGAATCCAGAGCTGCCCAACGCCATTCGATCAGCTCTGGAGTCTCATCCATATCGGATCATTCATCGCCCGGACATAGACGAAGCGGAGCCCTTGCTCAAGCACGGGGCTCTCGACGTGTGTCTGCTCGATGCTGACCAGCCTCAGGTGCAGGCCATGTGGACCATTGAGAAACTAAGGGAACTGGGTCCAAAATTGCCCGTCCTGGTCTTCACAACCACCCGGTCGCCCGAATGGGAGGAAACGGCTTATCTCCGGGGAGTTTCCCAGATTCTGACCAAGCCGGTGCGCGGCCGTTTACTGCACTCGTTCCTGGAACGGCTCTCCACGCCAGTCCGAAACGCGCCTTCGGCGCGACGACTCGCCACCACTGGCCCGATCACGCCCGCATCAGCCGCCCTCAACCAGGAGTTTCCGCGCTGGATGGAATCACTGCAAAAGGTCGCGGCCCTGCTCCCGCACGCGTACTCAGTTCCATCCCTGCTCCAAGCGGTGCTGCCTTCCTTGCGACGCAGCCTCGCCGTGCATCGGATCGTAGTCTTTTTACGACAGCCCCTGGCACTCGAGGCCGGGTCGGCGATTCAAGCGGAAGGACGCCGACTTCATTCGATCGCGGCCTTGGGAGTCTCTCCCAAAGTCCTAGAGCACTTTGAACTCTCGCTCGACAATGGCTTAGGGGCCTGCCTGGGCGGGCGCGTCGGTATCCTCCGTCGCAACTCCGAGCAACTGGTCGGCAACACCACAGCCGAGCAGGAGATGGATGTGCTGGGCGTGGAGTCGATCGTCAGTCTGATGGAGGGAGAGGTTATGCTGGGCTTGATCGGCTTCAGCGAAAAAATCAACGGCGAGATGCTGGACCAGGAAACCGTCGAGGCCCTGTTCTTCTTGGGCGAGCACCTAGCCCAGGCGATCAAGCAAATCTGGGCCAATGAGCGGGTAGTCCGGAACCATGGTATGATGGCCGACATCCTGCGCGAGCTGAACAGCGCGTGCGTCGTGGTGGGTCGCGACCTGCGCATCCTCCACGCCAACAAGGCCGCCCAAACCCTCTTCCTCGCGCCCGCCGACCGCCAAACCGAACTGACCTACAGCGACCTTCCCCAAACGCTCTGCAACCGGGTCTACCAGGTTCTTAAAACCGGCAACGCAGCCGCGAGTTTCAAATACCGCCCGTCGGAGAATCCAGGAAGACTCTTCCAGGTGAGCATCATTCCGTTTCAGGGGAAGGACATGTTGCTGCCGGTTTCCGCACTGCTCATGATGGAGGATCAGACGCAGTCCGAGCAGCTCAAGCGATTGGAGATCGAAGCCGCCAACTTGAGATTGGTGCGGACGATGGCCGACCGGTTGGCCCATGAGATCGGCAACGCCCTCGTTCCGGTGTCGACTCACCAGCAACTGCTCGCCACGCGGCATAAAGATCCTGAGTTTCGCGCCTCGCTGGAAACCGCCTTGGCCAGCAGCGTTAAGCGCATCGCTCGGCTGGTGAATCAGATGGTCTTACTGGCCCAGGATCGGCCGGTGGCCATGCAGCGCCTGCCGATCGTCTTGCTCATCGAGGAGGGCTTCCGGGAGGCCCAACGGCACCTACCGATCCAGACGGCGACCCTCAAGCAAAGCAACGAGTCAACCTCAGCCACGGTGTTCGGAGACCACGACGCGCTAAAACACGCTCTTGCTGAAGTATTTATAAACGCACTTCAAGCGAATCCCGCGGAGGCGAAAGTAGCCATTCGCACCTATGAGCATACGGAGGAGAATGGAAATCGGACGCTGAAAATCGAAATCATGGACACGGGCGAAGGCTTTTTGAGTGAAACTGCCGGCCAGGCTACGGAGGCCTTTTTTACCACCCGGAGCGTCGGATTGGGGTTAGGACTGACGGTGACTCGTAAAGTGATTGAAAACCATCAAGGGAAGTTGGAGATTATCCCTTCGGAAGGAAACCGGGGTGGTTTTGTGGTCATTTCGCTCCCTCTGGAGGGGGCTCCGTGA
- the rpsI gene encoding 30S ribosomal protein S9, whose protein sequence is MAQKQEYLGTGRRKTAVARVRLASGTGKITINGRKLENYFMTESQRIHALQPLTVTESVSKYNVRVNVNGGGPNGQAGAVRHGIARALLQLDATLRPTLKTNGLLTRDPRMKERKKYGQPGARKRFQFSKR, encoded by the coding sequence ATGGCCCAGAAACAGGAATACCTCGGGACCGGCCGGCGCAAAACCGCAGTGGCGCGTGTGCGCCTTGCCTCGGGAACCGGAAAAATCACGATCAACGGCCGCAAGCTGGAGAATTATTTCATGACGGAATCCCAACGGATTCACGCTCTCCAGCCGCTCACCGTGACGGAATCAGTGTCCAAGTACAATGTCCGCGTCAACGTCAACGGTGGCGGCCCCAACGGCCAAGCCGGTGCCGTGCGCCACGGAATCGCCCGCGCGTTGCTGCAGCTGGATGCGACTCTCCGCCCGACGCTCAAAACCAACGGCCTCCTGACCCGCGATCCTCGTATGAAGGAACGTAAGAAGTATGGTCAGCCGGGTGCCCGTAAACGCTTCCAGTTCTCCAAGCGTTAA
- a CDS encoding serine hydrolase gives MVARIFDRRIRCCTAMLAVVACTACVWLPPERERDLTGWLRRQTARFGPLLESAREYRLQILISEVVDDRRGFPSLRTWSFRPGAEYFYPASAVKLCAAVSALQAIEALQRAHASGDLLRVPLEIAPLFPGDVAQRSDPSNAEGQRITVGHEIRKLALVSDNQAFNRLFDLVGHEQLHRSMQELGLNSPVLNHRLSESRVIPQPLNSAAVTLRLSDSASVEVPARVGLLARTNRAPRIQVGAGFLRGDKTVLEPMDFTRRNGISLRDLQHLLVKVVRPDIDLGTPGCGLTDSHRDFLVQALTQYPRESRNPVYPGERFPDDYCKYLLPGIRRVFPSVVESERIQVTGKIGQAYGFTVENSYLRNPANGRAVFVTAVIYTNRDEILNDDRYEYETVAAPFFANLGECVARRWLK, from the coding sequence ATGGTAGCGCGAATATTTGACCGCAGGATACGATGCTGCACCGCCATGCTGGCGGTTGTGGCTTGCACGGCGTGCGTCTGGTTGCCGCCTGAGCGAGAGCGTGATTTGACGGGTTGGCTGCGACGGCAGACTGCCCGGTTCGGCCCGCTCCTAGAGTCGGCGAGGGAGTATCGGCTCCAGATCCTGATCTCGGAGGTAGTCGATGATCGACGTGGCTTTCCTTCGCTTCGGACCTGGAGCTTTCGGCCGGGAGCAGAGTATTTCTATCCCGCCAGCGCTGTGAAACTCTGCGCGGCAGTCTCGGCGCTACAAGCCATTGAGGCGCTGCAACGGGCCCACGCGAGCGGGGATCTCCTCCGCGTCCCGCTGGAGATCGCGCCACTTTTTCCGGGTGATGTCGCTCAGAGGTCGGATCCTTCAAATGCCGAGGGTCAGCGTATTACGGTGGGACACGAGATCCGCAAGCTCGCGTTGGTGTCTGATAACCAGGCTTTTAACCGTCTCTTTGATCTGGTGGGACACGAGCAGTTGCATCGGTCGATGCAGGAGTTGGGTTTAAACTCTCCCGTGCTCAATCATCGGCTTTCCGAATCCCGGGTGATTCCGCAGCCGCTGAACTCGGCAGCGGTCACCCTGCGGCTATCCGATTCGGCCTCCGTCGAGGTGCCGGCTCGCGTGGGCTTGCTGGCTCGGACGAATCGCGCCCCACGGATTCAAGTGGGAGCCGGCTTCCTGCGCGGCGACAAGACTGTCTTGGAACCCATGGACTTTACCCGCCGCAACGGGATTAGTTTGCGAGACTTGCAACATCTGCTCGTGAAGGTCGTTAGGCCGGACATCGACCTGGGAACGCCGGGCTGCGGGCTCACGGACTCCCATCGGGACTTTTTGGTCCAGGCACTCACGCAGTATCCGAGGGAGTCGAGAAATCCCGTGTATCCTGGAGAGCGTTTCCCAGACGACTATTGCAAGTATCTCCTACCGGGTATTCGTCGGGTGTTTCCGTCCGTGGTTGAGTCGGAGCGCATCCAGGTGACTGGAAAAATCGGGCAAGCGTACGGATTTACGGTCGAGAACTCGTATCTCAGGAACCCGGCGAACGGCCGAGCGGTGTTTGTGACTGCGGTCATCTATACGAACCGGGATGAGATTCTCAACGACGACCGTTACGAGTATGAAACCGTTGCTGCGCCGTTTTTCGCGAACCTGGGAGAGTGCGTGGCACGTCGCTGGTTGAAGTGA
- the rplM gene encoding 50S ribosomal protein L13, with product MKTFLPKVDLQQRKWHVVDADGAVLGRLAAQIADILRGKNKPVYTPHIDAGDFVVVINAEKVLLTGKKESDKEFMTYSGWRGGEKFETASQRRARRPELLIHHAVHGMVPKNRLGAQLLTKLKVYSGPDHPHGAQQPQPLKAAALRTKVTK from the coding sequence ATGAAAACATTTTTGCCCAAAGTCGATTTACAGCAGCGCAAGTGGCACGTGGTTGATGCCGATGGTGCCGTCCTAGGCCGTTTGGCGGCCCAGATTGCCGATATTTTGCGCGGCAAGAACAAGCCTGTTTACACCCCGCACATCGATGCTGGGGATTTTGTCGTCGTGATCAACGCTGAAAAGGTGTTGTTGACTGGCAAAAAGGAGAGCGACAAAGAATTCATGACTTACTCCGGATGGCGCGGTGGAGAAAAGTTTGAAACCGCCTCCCAACGGCGCGCTCGCCGCCCTGAACTCTTGATCCACCATGCGGTGCATGGAATGGTTCCCAAAAACCGTCTGGGTGCGCAACTGCTCACCAAGCTCAAGGTTTACAGCGGACCGGATCACCCCCACGGTGCCCAGCAGCCTCAACCGCTGAAGGCGGCCGCCCTGAGAACCAAGGTCACCAAGTAA
- a CDS encoding DUF1501 domain-containing protein has translation MSHHRPNPEHLALTRREFLNRCGMGMGALGLANLVGSMATPAVQAEEGGFTSPLMVKHPHFEGRAKRVIHIFANGGPSHVDTFDPKPALAQHAGKLLPMKNLATERKTGAAFASPFKFKKYGQSGIEVSELFSHVAENIDDIAVIRSMHADVPNHEPSLLLMNCGEARQVRPSMGSWVTYGLGSDNQNLPGFISMCPGGYPIQESQNWQSGFLPGVYQGTYINTEHTKIEKLIEHIRNNYVSLPEQRQQLDLLQRINFRHQEKRKQDAQLEARIQSFELAYRMQMDASDAFDVNREPESIRKMYGEGTQARQLLIARRLVERGVRFVQVWHGAGQPWDNHDDIETNHRNLAGQCDQAIGALLKDLKQRGMLEDTLVIWGGEFGRTPTVELPQPGANAGKINGRDHNHHGFTTWMAGGGVRGGYVHGATDEFGFAAVDKKVHIHDFHATIMHLLGFDHERFTFHHAGRDYRLTDIAGHVVKDLLA, from the coding sequence ATGAGTCATCATCGCCCGAATCCTGAGCACCTGGCCCTGACCCGAAGGGAGTTCCTCAACCGTTGTGGAATGGGCATGGGCGCCCTCGGTTTGGCGAATCTGGTGGGAAGCATGGCCACTCCGGCCGTGCAGGCGGAGGAGGGTGGATTCACTTCCCCGTTGATGGTCAAGCATCCTCACTTCGAGGGACGGGCTAAGCGGGTGATTCACATTTTCGCCAACGGAGGGCCCTCCCACGTTGATACCTTTGACCCCAAGCCGGCTCTGGCTCAGCACGCCGGCAAACTTCTTCCCATGAAAAACTTGGCGACGGAGCGAAAGACGGGTGCTGCCTTCGCTTCGCCTTTCAAGTTCAAGAAGTACGGACAAAGCGGGATCGAGGTGAGCGAGCTGTTTTCCCATGTCGCGGAGAATATTGATGACATCGCGGTGATTCGCTCGATGCATGCCGATGTTCCCAACCACGAGCCGAGCTTGCTGCTGATGAATTGCGGAGAAGCCAGGCAGGTTCGGCCCAGCATGGGGTCGTGGGTTACTTATGGGCTTGGAAGTGATAATCAGAATCTCCCGGGTTTCATTTCCATGTGCCCCGGCGGGTATCCGATTCAAGAGTCTCAGAACTGGCAATCGGGCTTTCTTCCTGGTGTCTATCAAGGTACCTACATCAATACCGAGCACACCAAGATCGAAAAACTGATCGAGCACATTCGGAACAACTACGTGTCGCTTCCGGAGCAACGCCAACAGTTGGACTTGTTGCAGCGCATCAATTTTCGGCATCAGGAGAAGAGGAAGCAGGATGCGCAACTGGAAGCGCGGATTCAGTCCTTTGAGTTGGCTTATCGGATGCAGATGGATGCCAGCGACGCCTTCGATGTGAATCGGGAGCCGGAATCCATTCGCAAGATGTACGGCGAAGGAACTCAGGCCCGTCAGTTGCTGATTGCGCGCCGGTTGGTGGAACGCGGGGTTCGTTTTGTGCAGGTCTGGCATGGAGCAGGGCAGCCCTGGGACAACCATGATGATATCGAGACCAACCATCGCAACCTGGCCGGGCAATGCGATCAGGCGATTGGAGCCTTGCTCAAGGATCTCAAGCAGCGCGGGATGTTGGAGGACACGCTGGTAATTTGGGGTGGTGAGTTCGGGCGAACACCCACAGTGGAACTGCCCCAACCCGGGGCCAATGCCGGAAAGATCAATGGCCGCGATCACAACCATCACGGATTTACCACTTGGATGGCGGGCGGCGGCGTGCGTGGAGGATATGTCCATGGTGCTACCGACGAGTTCGGCTTCGCGGCGGTCGACAAGAAGGTGCACATCCACGACTTTCATGCCACCATTATGCACCTCCTGGGTTTCGATCATGAACGGTTCACTTTCCACCACGCGGGACGTGATTACCGCTTGACCGACATAGCGGGCCATGTGGTGAAGGACCTCTTGGCCTAA
- a CDS encoding N-acetyl-gamma-glutamyl-phosphate reductase, which translates to MPTRVAIVGASGYSGEELVRLLLNHPHVELTAVTSRQSAGQTIAQVFPKFASHPHSKTLRFTEPNAEALAQQADIIFLALPHGVAAEFAVPLMKAGRQVIDLSADFRLKSAEVYREFYAHEHPAPDLLRTSVYGLPEVYREQIRTAQLIASPGCYPTSILLPTLPLLRAQLIKSNGIIADSMSGVSGAGRKAEVDYLFCECNESVRPYGVPKHRHLSEIEQELSFAAGSPVTIQFTPHLIPVNRGILTTLYLAPEKKFSTDAEAKALGEEIAACYQAAYSSEPFVRVLEGKALPDTKNVVGTNVIEIAWRLDIRTGRLLVMSAEDNIVKGASGQAVQSLNVRCGFPETAGLV; encoded by the coding sequence ATGCCCACACGCGTCGCCATTGTCGGAGCTTCCGGATACTCAGGAGAGGAGCTAGTTCGCCTGCTGCTCAACCACCCGCATGTCGAACTGACGGCGGTGACCTCCCGTCAGAGCGCCGGACAGACCATCGCTCAGGTTTTTCCTAAGTTTGCCAGCCATCCCCACTCCAAGACCCTGCGGTTCACCGAGCCGAATGCCGAAGCTCTGGCGCAGCAGGCCGATATCATTTTCCTCGCTCTCCCTCATGGTGTGGCGGCCGAGTTCGCTGTGCCTCTCATGAAAGCGGGCCGCCAGGTGATCGATCTGAGCGCCGACTTCCGCTTGAAGAGCGCCGAGGTCTATCGGGAGTTTTATGCTCACGAACATCCAGCGCCGGATCTGCTGCGCACCTCGGTCTACGGACTGCCGGAAGTCTACCGCGAACAGATCCGCACCGCCCAGCTCATCGCCTCCCCGGGCTGCTACCCCACCAGCATCCTCCTCCCTACCCTGCCCTTGTTGAGAGCTCAGCTCATCAAGTCCAACGGAATCATCGCCGACTCGATGAGCGGCGTGAGTGGGGCTGGCCGGAAGGCGGAAGTCGATTACCTCTTCTGCGAGTGCAACGAGAGTGTGCGGCCCTATGGAGTTCCCAAACACCGCCACCTCTCCGAGATCGAGCAGGAGCTGAGCTTTGCGGCCGGATCCCCGGTCACGATTCAGTTCACCCCACACCTGATCCCAGTCAATCGCGGGATCCTTACCACTCTCTACCTGGCGCCCGAAAAGAAGTTTAGTACCGATGCCGAGGCGAAGGCCCTCGGTGAAGAGATAGCCGCCTGTTACCAGGCGGCGTATTCGAGCGAGCCTTTTGTCCGCGTCTTGGAAGGCAAGGCGCTGCCCGACACCAAGAACGTTGTCGGAACCAACGTGATCGAGATCGCCTGGCGACTAGACATTCGAACCGGACGTCTGCTGGTCATGAGCGCCGAGGACAACATCGTGAAGGGAGCGAGCGGACAAGCAGTTCAAAGCCTGAATGTCCGCTGCGGGTTCCCCGAGACCGCCGGCTTGGTCTAA
- a CDS encoding metallophosphoesterase → MTLSIQIRTVSQMIRLVVVSDIHHAGPLERARGGKIPEDRSALWQRLLLRFHRRFLWLDNPFAHNHLLDGFLDRAGTPDWVIANGDYSCDSAYLGLSDPAAYESAALCLQRLRDRFAGRLLAIMGDHELGKRSMAGGFGGLRLASWHRTRSDLGVPSFWTQELGRYVLMGVTSTVLALPVYQGEALPEELEAWHELRRAHLAEIAGAFDRLRSDQRVILFCHDPSALPFLWRETAVRDHVAQIEQTVVGHLHSPLILWQSRLLAGMPRLTFLGSTAKRLSSALQEAGHWRHFRVRLCPSLTGIQLRQDGGFFQVLLDPEAREPARFTFQPLPWPEWVVG, encoded by the coding sequence TTGACCCTCTCGATCCAGATCCGCACGGTGAGTCAGATGATTCGCCTCGTGGTGGTTAGCGACATCCATCATGCCGGCCCGCTCGAACGCGCTCGTGGTGGAAAGATTCCGGAGGATCGGTCGGCGCTCTGGCAGCGCCTGCTTCTCCGCTTCCATCGCCGTTTTTTGTGGTTGGACAACCCGTTTGCGCACAATCACTTGTTGGACGGTTTTTTGGATCGTGCCGGAACTCCCGATTGGGTCATTGCCAACGGTGACTACTCGTGCGATTCAGCTTATCTGGGGCTGAGCGATCCCGCGGCTTACGAGAGCGCCGCGCTCTGCCTCCAGCGTCTGCGCGACCGTTTCGCAGGTCGGTTGCTGGCCATCATGGGGGACCATGAGTTGGGCAAGCGGAGCATGGCGGGCGGCTTCGGCGGGCTGCGCTTGGCGAGTTGGCATCGCACGCGATCCGACCTGGGAGTGCCTTCGTTCTGGACTCAGGAACTAGGCCGCTATGTCTTGATGGGGGTGACCTCGACGGTGCTGGCGTTGCCCGTCTATCAGGGGGAGGCGTTGCCCGAGGAACTGGAGGCATGGCACGAGTTAAGGCGTGCGCATTTGGCCGAGATTGCCGGAGCTTTCGACCGACTTCGATCTGATCAGCGCGTGATTCTGTTTTGTCATGACCCGAGCGCTTTGCCCTTCCTCTGGCGAGAGACCGCGGTTCGCGACCATGTCGCTCAGATCGAACAAACCGTGGTGGGCCACCTTCACTCTCCGCTCATTCTCTGGCAGAGCCGTCTACTTGCGGGCATGCCGCGTCTGACATTCCTGGGCAGCACCGCCAAACGTCTCAGCTCGGCCTTGCAGGAGGCCGGGCACTGGCGCCATTTTCGAGTGCGGCTCTGTCCGTCGTTGACCGGCATCCAGCTGCGTCAGGATGGCGGTTTCTTTCAGGTGCTGCTCGATCCAGAAGCGCGGGAGCCGGCGCGGTTCACCTTCCAGCCATTGCCCTGGCCTGAGTGGGTGGTCGGCTAG